CTCTGCGGCGACAACCACTACGCCATGGAGATCGTGGTGGAGGCCGTTCCCGGTGACCAGTTCAAGGCGTTCATCGACAGGGTTGACAGCAACAGCGCCAGGACCGGGTCCGGCGCAGGAGGTCAGTGATGGCGGTGATGGATGCCCCGCTGCCGCGGGCCCGGGCCACGTCCCCCTGGGACAAGAACAAGGGTCTGATCTCGTGGCTGACCACCGTCGACCACAAGAAGCTCGGCATCCTCTACCTGTACACCACCTTCTTCTTCTTCCTGGTCGGCGGGATCATGGCCCTGCTGGTGCGCATCCAGCTGGCCGAGCCGCAGAACAAGTTCCTGACCCCGGCGCAGTACAACCAGATCTTCACGATGCACGGCACCACGATGATCTTCCTCTGGATCATCCCCGTCTTCGCCGGCTTCGGGAACTACGTCGTGCCGCTGATGATCGGCGCCCGGGACATGGCCTTCCCACGCATCAACGCCCTGTCCTACTGGCTGATCCCGCTCGGCGGCCTGACCATGTACGCGGGGTTCCTCTTCGGCGGCACCGGTGACGCCGGCTGGACCGGCTACGTGCCCCTCACCGAGCGGCAGTACAGCCCCTCGGTCGGCCAGGACCTCTGGATCCTCGGACTGCACACCCTCGGCCTCTCGTCGATGCTCGGCGGCATCAACTTCCTGGTCACCCTCCACAACATGCGCGCCAAGGGCCTGACCTTCTTCCGGCTGCCGCTGTTCTGCTGGGCGCAGGAGGTGACCCAGGCGCTGGTGGTGCTGGCCTCGCCCTTCCTCGCCGGCGCGCTGCTGATGGTGCTCCTCGACCGCCAGGCCGGCGCCAGCTTCTTCGCGGTGAACCACGGCGGCAGCGCCCTGCTCTACCAGCTGATGTTCTGGTTCTACTCACATCCGGCGGTCTACATCATGGTCCTGCCGGCGTTCGGGATCATCAGCGAGATCATCCCGGTCTTCTCTCGAAAGCCGATCTTCGGGTACCGAGCGATGGCGTACTCGATGTCGGCGATCGCCGTGCTCGGCTTCGTGGTCTTCGTCCACCACATGTTCGTCACCGGCCTGCCGATCGCGGTGCAGACCTTCTTCTCGGCGACCTCGATGATCATCGGGGTGCCCACCGGGGTGAAGATCTTCAACTGGGCGGCGACCCTGTGGGGAGGCAGCATCCGCTACGACACGCCGATGCTCTACGCCGTCGGCTTCCTCCTCCTCTTCCTGGTGGGCGGCGTCGACGGCGTCTACCTGGGCAGCCTGGCGGTCGACTACTCCCTGCACGGCACCTACTGGGTGGTCGGCCACATCCACTACGTGCTCTTCGGCGGCAGCGTCTTCGGGGTCTTCGCCGGCGTCTACTACTGGTTCCCGAAGATGACCGGCCGCTTCCTCAACGAGTTCCTCGGCAAGCTCCAGTTCTGGGTCATGTTCATCGGCATGAACCTCGCCTTCATGCCCATGCACGTTCTCGGCCTGCTGGGGATGCCGCGCCGGATCAGCACCTACGACGATCACAAGGGCTGGGGCGACTGGAACTCGGTCTCCACCATGGGCGCCTTCCTGATCGCCGCCTCGGTGGCCATCTTCCTCATCAACTTCTTCATCAGCATGCGCGCCCCCAAGAACGCCCCCGCGGATCCCTGGGAGGGCGACACCCTGGAGTGGGCGACCACGTCTCCGCCCCCGGTCTACAACTTCGAGGTGATCCCCGAGGTGCGCAGCGCCCGCCCGGTGCGGGACATGCGCCGGGCCGCGAGGAAGGTCACCGCATGACCTCGGTCCCGCTCGGAGCGGGAAGCGCCACGGGCGCCACCACGGTGGATGGGGGGGGCTCGGAGCGGGTGCTTCGCGCGCCCTCCCGCGCGCTCCGCCGGCTCGCCGTCGCCGCCTCCGCGGCCACCTACCTGCTGATCGTGGCCGGCGGCGTGGTGCGGGTGAGCGGGAGCGGTCTCGGCTGCGGCATCAGGGGCCAGGACTGGCCGCTGTGCCACGGCCGGCTGGTGCCGCCCGCCGACCTGGCGACGGTGATCGAGTTCTCCCACCGGATGCTCGCCACCCTCTCCACCGTCCTGGTGGTGTCCCTGGCGGTGGTGGCCTGGACCCGCTACCGGCACCTCCGGCGGGTCACCCTCCCGGTCACCGCGGTGGTGGTGCTGCTCGTCGTCCAGATCCTGCTCGGCGCCGTCACCGTCGAGCTGCGCCTGCCCGGCGAGGTCGTGCTCGTCCACCTCGCCAACGCCCTGCTGCTGCTCGGCGTTCTCCTCTACGCGGCGGTGCAGACCTACGCCGACACCTCGGGCGCCCCGCGGGCGGCCGCCGACCCGGCCCGGGCGGCGGCGGTGCGCCGGCTCACCTGGGCCGCCGCCGCCACCTACGTGCTCGTTCTCAGCGGTGCCCTGGTGGTCGCCAACGGGGCGGGCTGGGCCTGCGCCGGCTGGCCACTCTGCGGCAACGGGTTCCAGCTCGAGGGCGGCACCTACGCGACCTACAACCTGCTCCACCGCGGCGTCGCCGGGGTGGTCGCGGTGGTGCTGCTGCTCGCCGTCCACGGCGTCGTGCGCACCCACCGCGGGGTCCGCCCGGTGCGGCTCGCCTCGCTCCTGGTGATGCTGCTGCTCCTCGCCCAGGTCGCCGCCGGCGCGGTGCTGGTCGAGATGCGGCTGCGCTCCGCCACCCGCGGGGTCCACCTCGCCCTGGCGTCGGCGCTGTGGGCGGCGACCGCGGTGCTGGCGATCATGGTCCGTCCGGGCACGCTGCGCTCCGACGCCTCCGCGACCGCGCCGGCGCAGGCCTCCGCATCGGTTCACGCCGAGGTGGCGCGATGACCGTCGCCGTCGGCCTGGAGACCGCCGCCGCCGAGCCGCGC
The window above is part of the Candidatus Dormiibacterota bacterium genome. Proteins encoded here:
- the ctaD gene encoding cytochrome c oxidase subunit I; this encodes MAVMDAPLPRARATSPWDKNKGLISWLTTVDHKKLGILYLYTTFFFFLVGGIMALLVRIQLAEPQNKFLTPAQYNQIFTMHGTTMIFLWIIPVFAGFGNYVVPLMIGARDMAFPRINALSYWLIPLGGLTMYAGFLFGGTGDAGWTGYVPLTERQYSPSVGQDLWILGLHTLGLSSMLGGINFLVTLHNMRAKGLTFFRLPLFCWAQEVTQALVVLASPFLAGALLMVLLDRQAGASFFAVNHGGSALLYQLMFWFYSHPAVYIMVLPAFGIISEIIPVFSRKPIFGYRAMAYSMSAIAVLGFVVFVHHMFVTGLPIAVQTFFSATSMIIGVPTGVKIFNWAATLWGGSIRYDTPMLYAVGFLLLFLVGGVDGVYLGSLAVDYSLHGTYWVVGHIHYVLFGGSVFGVFAGVYYWFPKMTGRFLNEFLGKLQFWVMFIGMNLAFMPMHVLGLLGMPRRISTYDDHKGWGDWNSVSTMGAFLIAASVAIFLINFFISMRAPKNAPADPWEGDTLEWATTSPPPVYNFEVIPEVRSARPVRDMRRAARKVTA
- a CDS encoding COX15/CtaA family protein, which codes for MTSVPLGAGSATGATTVDGGGSERVLRAPSRALRRLAVAASAATYLLIVAGGVVRVSGSGLGCGIRGQDWPLCHGRLVPPADLATVIEFSHRMLATLSTVLVVSLAVVAWTRYRHLRRVTLPVTAVVVLLVVQILLGAVTVELRLPGEVVLVHLANALLLLGVLLYAAVQTYADTSGAPRAAADPARAAAVRRLTWAAAATYVLVLSGALVVANGAGWACAGWPLCGNGFQLEGGTYATYNLLHRGVAGVVAVVLLLAVHGVVRTHRGVRPVRLASLLVMLLLLAQVAAGAVLVEMRLRSATRGVHLALASALWAATAVLAIMVRPGTLRSDASATAPAQASASVHAEVAR